From a single Sphingobium sp. genomic region:
- a CDS encoding response regulator transcription factor, translating into MSQLASKAPDNADAHVVVIDYSSIEESLEACRLLTARPCDARLVLLAEKYEFENVALAFQIGVDAVIIKEISCEPLIESISLVALGEKVFPSQLADDLGSCVPSSETGDWRGNASDAGLSAREIDILESIMGGMANKVIARKFDICEATVKVHVKAILRKLGVENRTQAATWAVKHSVSAPMQSAGAATLPMLAEIRPSPNYGQAA; encoded by the coding sequence ATGAGCCAGCTGGCAAGTAAGGCACCGGATAATGCCGATGCCCATGTGGTGGTGATCGATTACAGTTCAATCGAGGAAAGCTTGGAAGCTTGCCGGTTACTCACTGCGCGCCCCTGTGATGCAAGGCTCGTTCTGCTCGCAGAGAAATATGAATTCGAAAATGTTGCGCTGGCCTTCCAAATTGGTGTCGACGCGGTCATCATCAAGGAAATCTCTTGCGAACCCCTGATTGAATCGATCAGTCTGGTCGCACTCGGCGAGAAAGTTTTCCCGTCACAATTGGCCGATGATCTCGGAAGCTGTGTGCCTTCATCCGAAACTGGCGACTGGCGTGGCAACGCCTCCGATGCTGGCCTGTCGGCGCGCGAAATCGATATATTGGAAAGCATCATGGGCGGCATGGCGAACAAGGTAATCGCCCGCAAATTCGATATCTGCGAAGCAACCGTGAAGGTTCATGTAAAAGCGATCCTGCGCAAGCTGGGCGTCGAGAACCGCACACAGGCGGCGACTTGGGCAGTCAAGCACAGTGTCTCTGCACCCATGCAGTCTGCCGGCGCGGCCACACTTCCTATGTTGGCCGAAATTCGCCCATCACCCAATTACGGTCAGGCAGCCTGA
- a CDS encoding type I secretion system permease/ATPase: MTAPGRKPQARGWAGPDPALDFDVWNAHVPQDDELLACVAQLAAIFERPFVPARVTRGLALDEQGFVPLDQIDQALDRLGLRCEVTNRPVSDWNRHDVPALLVLGNGRPVLLNAVDEDNWTIWLPGTAMNVAMPRQRIEGMAPGATLIIRNDPAREMARERPWDLAHKNHWFWSEVWKERDQVKYIVLASLLINMVAFALPLFTMNVYDRIIPNKAVTSLWVMALGVAFAISVEYSLRLARTSLIDEVGRAVDARLSQRLLDKVLNLPLATQRGSTGALARRVTEYEQVRDFFTSTTVVLITDIFFLFVFVALIAFLGGWLALIPVVAMAVMFAAGWVLQRKMGDSIADAQVDASLLQTTLFEAIGSLETVKACRAEGRMLGKWRRYAASNAHTQEELRGLTAKAVNLATLCQQGTNVALVIGGFYLFSAGSISMGAIIAIVMLASRSLAPVGQLAFLMTRGRQAFVTLGSLQTLMDQADERDKGSHSIVHAIRQGHMQLDHVGFAYPEAGGESLSEISLMIAPGERIGIIGRVASGKSTLGRLICGLYEPTAGSYRIDGLDSRQHQPHDMRAQLRFVGQDAELFSGTIRENLLIGSENAGDGEIALAIEQSGVGAFLGKDANGFDFHIGERGSRLSGGQRSFLVLARALVEPARLLFLDEPTGAMDSHSEKHFVDHLRGSLAPQQTLIIATHRMAVLELVDRLIVMDKGRIVADGPRDQILAKAGLS; the protein is encoded by the coding sequence ATGACCGCGCCCGGCCGGAAACCGCAAGCGCGGGGCTGGGCCGGGCCTGACCCCGCACTCGATTTCGATGTCTGGAACGCGCATGTGCCACAGGATGATGAACTGCTCGCCTGTGTCGCGCAACTTGCCGCCATTTTCGAACGTCCCTTTGTCCCGGCAAGGGTGACCCGCGGACTGGCGCTCGACGAACAGGGGTTTGTCCCGCTTGACCAGATCGACCAGGCATTGGACCGGTTGGGACTGCGCTGTGAAGTTACCAATCGCCCGGTCAGTGACTGGAACCGGCATGATGTCCCGGCGCTGCTTGTGCTGGGCAACGGGCGGCCGGTCCTGCTCAACGCGGTGGACGAGGACAACTGGACAATTTGGCTGCCCGGAACCGCGATGAATGTTGCGATGCCGCGCCAGCGTATCGAGGGAATGGCGCCAGGAGCGACGTTGATCATCCGAAATGATCCTGCGCGTGAAATGGCGCGCGAGCGGCCCTGGGATCTGGCCCACAAAAATCACTGGTTCTGGAGCGAGGTTTGGAAGGAGCGCGATCAGGTCAAATATATTGTGCTCGCGTCGCTGCTGATCAACATGGTCGCCTTCGCATTGCCGTTGTTCACGATGAACGTCTATGATCGGATCATCCCGAACAAGGCGGTAACCAGCCTTTGGGTGATGGCGCTGGGCGTCGCATTTGCCATTTCGGTTGAGTATAGTCTGCGGCTTGCGCGCACCAGCCTGATCGACGAAGTTGGACGCGCGGTCGATGCGCGCCTGTCGCAAAGGCTGCTCGACAAGGTGCTGAACCTGCCGCTGGCGACCCAGCGCGGGAGCACTGGGGCACTTGCGCGGCGCGTGACCGAATATGAACAGGTACGCGATTTTTTCACGTCGACCACAGTCGTTCTCATCACCGACATATTTTTCTTGTTCGTTTTTGTTGCGCTGATTGCGTTTCTCGGCGGCTGGCTCGCGCTTATTCCGGTCGTTGCAATGGCGGTGATGTTTGCTGCGGGCTGGGTTCTACAGCGCAAGATGGGCGATTCGATCGCCGATGCGCAAGTAGACGCGAGCCTTTTGCAGACGACGCTATTCGAGGCGATTGGCAGTCTCGAAACCGTGAAGGCGTGCCGTGCAGAGGGGCGCATGCTCGGCAAGTGGCGGCGCTATGCGGCTTCGAATGCACATACGCAGGAAGAGTTGCGCGGGCTTACAGCCAAGGCTGTGAACCTTGCCACTCTGTGCCAGCAGGGCACCAATGTGGCGTTGGTTATCGGCGGTTTTTACCTTTTCAGTGCCGGCAGCATTTCGATGGGTGCAATTATCGCCATTGTCATGCTGGCCAGCCGTTCGCTTGCGCCTGTAGGGCAGCTCGCCTTCCTCATGACACGCGGCCGGCAGGCCTTTGTCACCCTTGGAAGCCTTCAGACATTGATGGATCAGGCCGATGAGCGCGACAAGGGTAGCCACTCGATCGTGCATGCGATCAGGCAAGGCCATATGCAGCTAGACCATGTTGGCTTCGCCTATCCCGAAGCTGGTGGGGAGTCGCTCAGCGAGATTTCTCTGATGATTGCGCCCGGAGAGCGCATCGGCATCATCGGCCGTGTCGCCTCGGGCAAATCGACGCTCGGCCGACTGATATGCGGCCTTTATGAACCGACCGCAGGCAGCTACCGGATTGATGGCCTCGACAGCCGCCAGCACCAGCCGCACGACATGCGCGCCCAGTTGCGCTTTGTCGGGCAGGATGCCGAGTTGTTCAGCGGCACGATCCGTGAAAACCTGCTGATCGGTTCCGAAAATGCCGGCGACGGCGAGATTGCCCTGGCGATCGAACAATCTGGCGTGGGTGCATTTCTGGGCAAGGATGCGAACGGTTTCGATTTCCACATTGGTGAACGCGGATCGCGGCTTTCGGGCGGGCAGCGCAGTTTTCTGGTGCTGGCCCGGGCGCTGGTTGAGCCTGCGCGGCTGCTGTTCCTTGATGAACCCACCGGCGCCATGGACAGCCATAGCGAGAAGCATTTTGTCGATCATTTGCGCGGTTCGCTTGCGCCGCAACAAACGCTGATCATTGCGACGCATCGCATGGCGGTGCTCGAACTGGTCGACCGGCTGATCGTGATGGATAAGGGGCGTATTGTCGCCGACGGTCCACGCGACCAGATTCTTGCCAAAGCCGGTCTGTCATGA
- a CDS encoding TolC family outer membrane protein, which yields MQRLTFRHALLIATALIVAPRQARSEQIDLKAAVEAAMQTHPEINQAVENKDAIEFEREQAQGLFYPQISVEGSAGVRRLENATRRSLNIADQELYPMEAGLRVQQIIYDGGSRRSELKYQASRTDGAAFRVEERAQFVALQVSRQYLDFLLQQRIVAASEDNIAFHSKLVDDLKQGVAKGSISVADQQQAEERLQSARTRLIEANQDMVNTSASFRTLTGMELVDGATLPPSLADNIPPSLEDSIARSREQNPRVREARADVDAAYAMVAKAKADSQPTMSFEGSARVGDDIDGFRGETNDLQAGLVVRWDVFNGGLKRAKIQEMYRREREARFRLDQMTREAEEDVRVSWNAWDAQGKLVKELDQQAQISDELLRSYRAQFNVGRRSLLDVLDAQNTRYNVQVRAETARFAQFFAEFKVLAALDGLLQAMQVNPPSAAQASARTRFKVDNAPLTDSPSMREPK from the coding sequence ATGCAGAGACTGACATTTCGCCATGCGTTGCTGATCGCTACCGCACTCATCGTGGCCCCGCGGCAGGCCCGCAGCGAACAGATCGACCTCAAGGCTGCCGTCGAAGCAGCAATGCAAACGCACCCTGAAATCAACCAAGCGGTCGAAAACAAGGATGCCATCGAATTTGAGCGCGAACAGGCGCAGGGTCTTTTCTATCCGCAAATTTCGGTCGAAGGCTCGGCTGGAGTCCGCCGGCTTGAAAATGCAACGCGCCGTTCCCTGAATATTGCCGATCAGGAACTCTATCCGATGGAGGCGGGCCTGCGCGTCCAGCAAATCATCTATGATGGGGGAAGCCGGCGTAGCGAACTGAAATATCAGGCCTCGCGAACCGATGGTGCCGCCTTTCGGGTGGAGGAACGAGCGCAATTTGTCGCCCTGCAGGTTTCTCGCCAATATCTTGATTTCCTGTTGCAGCAACGGATCGTGGCTGCGTCGGAGGACAATATCGCTTTCCATTCCAAGCTGGTCGATGATCTGAAACAGGGTGTTGCCAAAGGTTCGATCAGCGTCGCCGACCAGCAACAGGCCGAGGAGCGGCTGCAGTCCGCACGTACACGGTTGATTGAGGCGAACCAAGATATGGTCAATACCTCCGCCTCTTTCCGCACATTGACCGGCATGGAACTGGTCGATGGCGCAACGCTGCCGCCGTCGCTGGCGGACAATATTCCTCCCAGCCTTGAAGATTCGATTGCCCGCAGTCGCGAGCAGAATCCGCGCGTGCGTGAGGCACGTGCCGATGTCGATGCAGCCTATGCAATGGTTGCGAAAGCCAAAGCGGATTCGCAACCGACCATGTCATTCGAAGGCAGCGCCCGCGTCGGGGACGATATCGATGGTTTCCGTGGCGAAACCAACGACCTTCAGGCTGGCCTTGTCGTTCGCTGGGATGTTTTCAATGGCGGTTTAAAGCGCGCAAAAATCCAAGAGATGTACCGACGCGAGCGCGAAGCCCGTTTCCGTCTCGACCAGATGACGCGCGAGGCAGAGGAAGATGTGCGGGTTTCTTGGAATGCGTGGGATGCGCAGGGCAAGCTGGTGAAGGAACTGGATCAGCAGGCACAAATTTCTGATGAATTGCTGCGTTCATATCGCGCGCAGTTCAATGTCGGCCGCCGCTCGCTGCTCGACGTGCTTGATGCCCAGAACACCCGTTACAATGTGCAGGTGCGCGCTGAAACTGCCCGTTTCGCGCAGTTTTTCGCCGAGTTCAAAGTGCTAGCTGCATTGGACGGTTTGTTGCAGGCGATGCAGGTCAATCCGCCCAGCGCTGCTCAGGCCAGTGCGCGAACACGGTTCAAGGTGGATAATGCGCCGCTGACCGACAGCCCGTCTATGCGGGAACCGAAATGA
- a CDS encoding LLM class flavin-dependent oxidoreductase, with amino-acid sequence MTRELRLNAFAMNCVGHQSHGLWRHPRDRSADYKHSRHWVEIARLLEKGKFDGIFFADVVGVYDVYGGGPDTALREAAQVPTNDPLLIIPPMADATQHLSFAVTANLTQEAPLPFARRMSTLDHLTDGRVGWNIVTGYLDSGAKGAGQAKQITHDVRYDIAEEFMSIQYGFWEGSWEDNALRKDVAAGVFADPERIHRVEHDGEYFKVSGIHLCEPSPQRTPVLYQAGSSPKGMAFAARHAECVFVAGRSRAKMAGDVAKLRKLAVDAGRAASDIKVFCLATVITGATNEEAQAKLADYRKYVSPEGGLAIVSGWTGIDFSKPDLLASGAASSNAIQSVAAAYAGGADDVEAIGRSIALGGGGLLIVGDGKHVADELEAWANEADLDGFNFCYVVMPETFEDIVEHVVPELQRRGLFKTEYEPGTYRDKLFGGGPRLKDVHPGAKFRKGL; translated from the coding sequence GTGACCCGAGAGCTTCGCCTGAATGCATTCGCAATGAACTGTGTAGGCCACCAATCGCATGGTCTGTGGCGTCACCCGCGCGACCGGTCTGCCGACTACAAGCACTCACGGCATTGGGTTGAAATTGCGAGACTGCTCGAGAAAGGCAAATTCGACGGGATCTTCTTTGCCGATGTAGTCGGTGTGTATGATGTCTACGGCGGCGGCCCCGACACTGCACTACGCGAGGCTGCGCAGGTTCCCACCAACGACCCCCTTCTGATCATTCCGCCCATGGCGGATGCGACCCAGCACTTGAGTTTTGCCGTTACCGCGAACCTGACCCAGGAAGCCCCGCTCCCGTTTGCCCGCCGGATGTCGACCCTCGACCATCTGACCGATGGCCGGGTCGGTTGGAACATTGTTACCGGTTACCTCGACAGCGGCGCTAAGGGCGCCGGCCAGGCGAAACAGATCACCCACGATGTTCGGTATGATATCGCCGAAGAGTTCATGAGCATTCAGTACGGTTTCTGGGAAGGCAGTTGGGAAGATAACGCGCTGCGCAAAGATGTCGCAGCCGGCGTGTTTGCCGATCCTGAAAGGATCCACCGTGTTGAGCATGACGGGGAATATTTCAAGGTCAGCGGCATCCATCTCTGCGAGCCATCGCCGCAAAGAACACCGGTCCTTTACCAGGCCGGTTCGTCACCGAAAGGCATGGCCTTCGCAGCCCGGCATGCCGAATGCGTTTTCGTGGCTGGAAGGTCGCGCGCAAAGATGGCGGGAGACGTTGCAAAACTCCGCAAGCTTGCGGTTGATGCAGGCCGCGCGGCGTCAGACATCAAGGTTTTTTGCCTTGCAACCGTCATCACCGGCGCGACGAATGAGGAAGCTCAAGCCAAACTTGCGGACTATCGAAAGTATGTCAGTCCCGAAGGGGGGCTCGCGATCGTTTCTGGCTGGACCGGAATTGACTTCTCCAAACCTGATTTGCTGGCATCCGGTGCTGCAAGCAGCAATGCGATCCAATCCGTTGCGGCAGCTTACGCGGGCGGTGCTGACGATGTCGAGGCAATTGGCAGGTCCATAGCGCTAGGCGGGGGCGGCCTGCTCATTGTCGGTGATGGCAAACATGTTGCTGATGAGCTCGAGGCTTGGGCGAACGAAGCTGATCTGGACGGTTTCAATTTCTGCTACGTTGTGATGCCGGAAACCTTCGAGGATATCGTCGAGCATGTGGTACCTGAATTGCAGCGCCGCGGCTTGTTCAAGACTGAATACGAGCCCGGGACCTACCGCGACAAGCTGTTCGGGGGCGGGCCGCGCTTGAAAGACGTTCACCCAGGCGCGAAGTTCCGCAAAGGCCTCTAG
- a CDS encoding TetR family transcriptional regulator, producing the protein MLQIQAVALGILVEEGFPALTLREVARRCNIQIGAVSYYYKSRVDLFQDTISNVLKDYAENFRSIVQDKSKSDEDRLHSLIELLLDDMQSKQTTRLFPHLWMLANHDDLIAQTVDRIYILERNTLNMLIARINPKLSKQERETLSVFLSASIAGSTLFVGFEKPWARELPLYRAIASRALVETVKTITSEQLAAYGHNPQSSRPAWRAPTMLSDDEYEALLANDIVDLYDLDATSCPAGG; encoded by the coding sequence TTGCTCCAGATCCAGGCAGTGGCACTGGGCATTCTGGTTGAAGAGGGCTTCCCGGCTCTGACCCTGCGAGAAGTTGCCAGACGCTGCAACATTCAGATCGGTGCGGTTAGCTACTACTATAAGAGCCGCGTCGATCTCTTCCAGGACACTATCAGTAATGTCCTGAAAGATTATGCTGAAAATTTCCGCTCGATCGTTCAGGACAAGTCGAAATCCGATGAGGATCGGTTGCATAGCCTTATTGAGCTGTTGCTTGATGATATGCAGTCCAAACAGACCACGCGATTGTTTCCGCATCTGTGGATGTTGGCAAACCACGACGATCTGATCGCGCAGACTGTCGATCGCATCTACATTCTCGAACGCAACACGCTCAACATGCTGATCGCGAGGATCAATCCAAAGCTCAGCAAGCAAGAGCGTGAAACGCTGTCTGTATTCCTCTCGGCCTCGATCGCCGGTTCGACCCTGTTCGTCGGTTTCGAAAAACCGTGGGCGCGAGAGCTCCCGCTCTATCGGGCGATTGCGAGCCGGGCGTTGGTGGAAACTGTTAAGACAATAACCTCCGAGCAACTGGCGGCTTACGGTCACAATCCTCAGAGTTCTCGCCCGGCGTGGCGGGCGCCAACAATGCTGTCTGACGACGAGTACGAGGCCTTGCTCGCCAATGACATCGTTGATCTGTACGACCTTGATGCGACCAGTTGCCCCGCTGGAGGATAG
- a CDS encoding cytochrome P450, which produces MKELTVNTSPTRFDPLDVSRAEFYANDTWREPFSQLRAEAPIYRCTGSKFGDYWSVSTYQHIMDIEALPQIFSSSWEYGGITIAFDTYDLLEDEVRLPMFIAMDPPRHTEQRRMVAPAFGPSQVAAMKADVQQRTAEVLDSLPIGTPFDWVEKVSVELPTGMLARMFDFPWEERHKLTYWSDLGGDVELVREPGGLALRNAAMNEMGQAFAQLWQEKAANPGQDLISVMMQSDAMKEMSPEEFIGNLILLIVGGNDTTRNSMSAIAYGLHKFPEERAKLEADPSLIPNAVQELIRWQTPLSHTRRTVVEDTVFEGVQMNKGDKVVLWYISANHDETVFDDPYALKIDRANARRHLAFGCGIHRCVGARIAEVQLHTLLEEMSKRRLRVNVIEEPERVPACWVHGYSKMMVTLEHY; this is translated from the coding sequence ATGAAAGAGCTTACAGTCAATACTTCGCCGACGCGCTTTGACCCACTCGACGTATCCCGAGCGGAATTTTACGCCAATGACACGTGGCGCGAGCCGTTCAGCCAGTTGCGTGCCGAAGCGCCGATCTATCGCTGCACGGGCTCTAAGTTTGGCGATTATTGGTCGGTCTCGACCTATCAGCACATCATGGACATTGAAGCGCTGCCCCAGATCTTCTCTTCGTCTTGGGAATATGGCGGCATCACGATCGCATTTGACACTTACGATCTGCTTGAAGACGAAGTGCGCTTGCCCATGTTCATCGCGATGGACCCGCCGCGCCATACCGAGCAGCGCCGCATGGTTGCACCGGCATTCGGCCCGAGCCAGGTCGCCGCGATGAAGGCTGATGTGCAACAGCGTACTGCCGAAGTATTGGACTCCCTGCCCATTGGCACCCCGTTTGACTGGGTTGAGAAGGTGTCGGTCGAGCTGCCCACTGGCATGCTTGCGCGCATGTTCGACTTCCCTTGGGAGGAGCGCCACAAGCTGACGTACTGGTCCGACCTTGGCGGCGATGTTGAACTAGTCCGGGAGCCGGGCGGCCTCGCCCTCCGCAATGCGGCTATGAACGAAATGGGCCAGGCCTTTGCCCAGTTGTGGCAGGAAAAGGCCGCCAATCCGGGCCAGGATCTGATCTCGGTCATGATGCAGTCCGACGCGATGAAGGAGATGAGCCCCGAGGAATTTATCGGCAATCTGATCCTGCTGATCGTCGGCGGCAATGACACCACTCGGAACTCCATGTCGGCCATTGCCTATGGCCTTCACAAATTCCCCGAGGAGCGCGCCAAGCTGGAAGCGGACCCGTCTCTCATTCCCAACGCCGTGCAAGAGCTGATCCGTTGGCAGACACCGCTGTCGCACACGCGGCGCACGGTCGTCGAAGACACGGTATTCGAAGGCGTGCAGATGAATAAGGGGGACAAAGTTGTCCTCTGGTACATCTCAGCCAATCATGATGAGACAGTCTTTGACGATCCCTATGCGCTAAAGATCGACCGCGCAAACGCGCGGCGGCATCTGGCCTTCGGCTGCGGAATTCACCGGTGCGTCGGAGCAAGGATCGCGGAAGTGCAGCTGCACACTCTCTTAGAGGAAATGAGCAAGCGAAGGCTGCGCGTCAACGTAATCGAAGAGCCCGAGCGCGTGCCAGCTTGCTGGGTTCATGGGTACAGCAAGATGATGGTCACGCTAGAGCACTATTGA
- a CDS encoding HlyD family type I secretion periplasmic adaptor subunit, with protein sequence MIRTKPYIGARRIILASGVAMFVFVSWASFARVDEVTRGQGRVIPSSKAQIVQSAEPATIRDIVVRPGQAVRKGQLLVRLDDTESSAQLGQIEAENRSLEARAARLSREGTGGMGNADCATNPTAACSEEAALQSVRAAAQRSRQAALSAAIEQRRRDYGEAQATVASLQSSLKIAQEQVSMIEPLAAQSIVPKTELMNAQREATELRGKLAAAQQAVSRAQAGISEAQAQSSEAGLQFRQEALNERSQLVAKMAVNSESLRGATGRLQRSEIRSPVNGIVNDVQVTTVGGFLQAGQKIMQVVPLGDKLLVEARVSPKDIAFIKVNDRANVKVTAYDFAVYGGLSGKVVQISADSIYDEAAKESYFSVVVQTDRSYLASGARRLPISPGMICDVEIVTGKKTILSYLLKPLIRARSEALNER encoded by the coding sequence ATGATCAGGACGAAACCTTATATCGGTGCGCGGCGTATCATCCTTGCATCGGGCGTTGCCATGTTCGTCTTTGTCAGTTGGGCGAGCTTCGCCCGTGTGGATGAGGTGACGCGGGGGCAGGGCAGGGTGATCCCGTCAAGCAAAGCCCAGATCGTCCAGTCTGCCGAGCCGGCAACCATCCGCGATATTGTCGTTCGACCTGGGCAAGCGGTGCGCAAGGGGCAATTGCTGGTACGGCTCGACGATACCGAATCGTCTGCGCAACTCGGCCAGATAGAGGCGGAAAATCGTTCATTAGAGGCACGGGCTGCACGGCTCTCGCGCGAGGGCACGGGCGGCATGGGGAACGCGGATTGCGCCACCAACCCGACAGCGGCCTGCAGCGAAGAGGCTGCGCTCCAGTCTGTTCGCGCGGCGGCACAGCGTAGCCGGCAGGCGGCACTGAGTGCTGCGATCGAACAGCGCCGCCGCGACTATGGCGAGGCGCAGGCAACCGTTGCCTCGCTGCAGTCGAGCCTGAAAATCGCGCAAGAACAGGTCAGCATGATCGAGCCGCTTGCGGCCCAGTCAATTGTCCCCAAGACCGAGTTGATGAACGCACAGCGCGAGGCGACTGAACTGCGCGGAAAATTGGCAGCAGCGCAGCAGGCGGTGTCACGCGCGCAGGCAGGGATTAGTGAAGCCCAGGCGCAATCGTCCGAGGCAGGTCTGCAATTCCGGCAGGAAGCCTTGAACGAGCGGAGCCAATTGGTCGCCAAGATGGCTGTGAACAGCGAATCGCTGCGCGGTGCAACGGGCCGATTGCAGCGCAGCGAGATACGCTCGCCGGTTAACGGCATCGTCAATGATGTGCAGGTTACCACTGTCGGGGGTTTTCTGCAGGCCGGCCAGAAGATCATGCAGGTGGTGCCGCTTGGCGATAAACTGCTGGTCGAAGCCCGCGTTTCGCCAAAGGATATTGCCTTCATCAAGGTGAATGACCGAGCGAACGTCAAGGTTACCGCTTATGACTTCGCGGTCTATGGCGGGCTCTCCGGCAAGGTTGTACAGATTTCTGCTGACAGCATTTATGACGAGGCTGCCAAGGAAAGTTATTTCAGCGTCGTCGTGCAGACCGATCGCTCCTACCTTGCCAGTGGCGCACGCCGGTTACCGATTAGCCCGGGCATGATCTGCGATGTCGAGATCGTCACCGGCAAGAAGACTATCTTGAGCTATTTGCTGAAGCCGCTGATCCGTGCTCGCTCCGAAGCGCTGAACGAGCGCTGA
- a CDS encoding cell wall hydrolase: MTAAALPVSRPLGLAIFGDRTARKLTMIFVLVTMLTSETLWAHFLKLVGAEDTFLAEPVPPSAYSDREIAQLVRLTESPNQFADLSADEAQERNEAIPFVEVPAVGAKPFRALSLESGTGLTALRCLTQAVYYEAAYEPLQGRRAVAQVVLNRMRHSAFPKSVCGVVYEGVNRPVCQFSFTCDGSLKRKPSAAAWREAEEVAAAALAGYVERSVGLATHYHANYVSPYWAPKLAKISKIGAHIFYRWPGKWGMPSAFSGLYSGNEAIPHILPRAFLSAKGATGASVVEYEAEEAARAYVASRLPAGLMPESRADNDVGGRLDISKGWAASIPEPEDTYHSSRAIARQQAGAFEISEKGGGS; encoded by the coding sequence ATGACGGCGGCCGCGCTTCCCGTCAGCCGGCCTTTGGGCCTTGCGATCTTCGGTGACCGGACTGCCCGGAAACTGACCATGATTTTTGTGCTGGTGACCATGCTGACATCGGAAACGCTATGGGCACATTTCTTGAAACTTGTGGGTGCCGAAGACACATTTCTGGCGGAGCCCGTTCCTCCGTCCGCCTATTCAGACCGCGAAATTGCGCAGCTTGTAAGGTTGACCGAAAGCCCCAATCAGTTCGCAGATCTCTCTGCTGACGAGGCACAAGAACGCAATGAGGCCATCCCCTTTGTCGAAGTGCCGGCCGTCGGGGCCAAGCCGTTTCGCGCGCTCAGCCTTGAAAGCGGTACCGGGCTGACCGCGCTGCGCTGCCTGACACAGGCAGTCTATTATGAGGCGGCTTATGAGCCACTCCAAGGCCGCCGTGCCGTGGCGCAAGTGGTTTTGAACCGGATGCGCCATTCGGCCTTCCCCAAATCGGTGTGCGGGGTTGTCTATGAAGGCGTCAATCGCCCGGTCTGCCAGTTCAGTTTCACATGCGACGGATCGTTGAAACGCAAGCCAAGTGCAGCGGCCTGGCGTGAGGCGGAGGAAGTTGCCGCAGCGGCCCTCGCCGGATATGTGGAACGCTCAGTCGGCCTCGCGACCCATTATCATGCCAATTATGTGTCGCCTTACTGGGCGCCCAAACTTGCCAAGATCAGCAAGATCGGGGCGCATATATTCTACCGATGGCCCGGCAAATGGGGGATGCCGTCCGCCTTTTCCGGTTTGTATTCGGGGAATGAGGCGATCCCTCATATTCTTCCGCGTGCGTTCCTTTCGGCGAAGGGAGCAACTGGCGCGTCTGTTGTTGAATATGAAGCCGAGGAGGCCGCCCGCGCCTATGTCGCATCGCGCCTTCCGGCCGGCCTCATGCCGGAAAGTCGCGCCGACAATGATGTGGGCGGGCGCCTCGACATCTCAAAGGGCTGGGCTGCGTCGATCCCTGAACCCGAAGACACATATCATTCATCCCGTGCAATTGCCCGGCAGCAGGCTGGCGCGTTTGAAATTTCAGAAAAAGGAGGCGGCTCATGA